In Meleagris gallopavo isolate NT-WF06-2002-E0010 breed Aviagen turkey brand Nicholas breeding stock chromosome 5, Turkey_5.1, whole genome shotgun sequence, a single window of DNA contains:
- the LOC100544552 gene encoding olfactory receptor 1019-like — MAGGNHSGVIEFVLLGFTTMQELLFVVFFLIYITTLVGNLGMIVLIRTDPHLHAPMYFFLSHLSFLDVCYSTSITPKLLLGLLTEQKVISFHGCLTQLFFYLVFITTEAFFLAIMAYDRCMAIRWPLHYLVVMSRRVCMQLVVGSYVAGSLNALVHTTALLQLSFCGPNVLKHFYCEIPPLLQLSCSDTWLNQVLMLSCAGFIIASLVLAILVSYTFLLLTVCTIHSVEGRHKAFFTCTSHLTAVTLFCGSAAFLYLHPLSSRAEEERKTASIFYTVVTPMLNPFIYSLRNTEVRSALSRAVRKVPSCSHCQQSPFNQILTGVTHHSRSLDT; from the coding sequence ATGGCAGGGGGAAACCACTCTGGCGTGATAGAGTTTGTCCTCTTGGGCTTCACCACCATGCAGGAGTTGCTCTTTGTGGTTTTCTTCCTCATCTACATCACCACTCTGGTGGGGAATCTCGGAATGATAGTCCTCATCAGGACTGACCCTCATCTTCACGCacccatgtacttcttcctcaGCCACCTCTCCTTCCTGGACGTCTGCTATTCCACATCCATAAcaccaaagctgctgctgggactCCTCACTGAACAGAAAGTCATTTCTTTTCACGGCTGCCTCACACAGCTCTTCTTCTATTTAGTATTCATCACCACAGAAGCCTTCTTTCTGGCCATCATGGCATATGACCGCTGCATGGCCATCCGCTGGCCTCTACACTACTTGGTTGTCATGTCCCGCAGGGTCTGTATGCAGCTGGTGGTTGGCTCCTACGTGGCCGGCAGCCTGAACGCCTTGGTGCACACCACAGCTCTCCTCCAACTGTCCTTCTGTGGCCCAAATGTGTTGAAACATTTCTACTGTGAAATCCCACCACTCCTACAGCTCTCGTGCTCTGACACCTGGCTCAACCAGGTCTTGATGCTCTCATGTGCTGGCTTCATCATTGCCTCCTTGGTCTTGGCCATCCTTGTCTCCTATACGTTCCTCCTGCTCACCGTCTGCACCATCCACTCTGTGGAGGgccggcacaaagccttcttcACCTGTACCTCCCATCTCACTGCCGTCACCCTCTTCTGCGGCTCTGCAGCTTTCTTGTACCTCCACCCCCTTTCCAGTCGCGcggaagaggaaaggaaaacagcctCCATCTTCTACACGGTGGTGACTCCCATGCTCAACCCCTTCATCTACAGCCTGAGGAACACGGAGGTGAGGAGTGCTCTAAGCAGAGCCGTGAGGAAGGTCCCCTCCTGTAGCCATTGTCAGCAGTCTCCCTTCAACCAAATTCTAACAGGTGTCACACATCACAGCAGATCGCTGGACACCTGA